One Methanohalophilus mahii DSM 5219 genomic window carries:
- a CDS encoding LysE family transporter, producing MFAILDMLFVGFAVGLTGALVPGPMLFATIEGSLKKGWRAGPEVVLGHALIELLICILIVLGLTSLIGDGEMSVISFVGGLVLVVFGLLTIIQSRNTSIDSGLSGGVLANPVSAGILTSASNPYFWVWWLAAGSALVLRGLEIGIFAAVMFIIGHWLADLGWFTFVSTSLSKTRSFFSGTLYRGVLACCGVFLMGFGTWFALG from the coding sequence ATGTTTGCAATACTGGACATGCTGTTTGTGGGATTTGCAGTAGGTCTTACAGGAGCGCTTGTACCAGGTCCGATGCTTTTTGCCACCATTGAGGGTTCTTTGAAAAAAGGATGGAGGGCAGGGCCTGAAGTTGTCCTTGGTCATGCTTTGATTGAACTTTTAATTTGTATTCTTATTGTGCTGGGCCTTACATCTCTTATTGGGGACGGGGAAATGTCCGTTATATCTTTTGTAGGGGGTCTGGTACTTGTTGTATTTGGTTTACTTACGATAATACAGTCCCGGAATACATCTATTGATTCAGGGTTATCCGGTGGAGTTCTGGCAAACCCTGTTTCTGCAGGTATACTAACTTCGGCTTCCAATCCTTATTTCTGGGTATGGTGGCTGGCTGCAGGGAGTGCACTTGTGCTCAGGGGTTTGGAGATAGGTATATTTGCTGCTGTGATGTTTATTATCGGTCACTGGCTGGCTGATCTTGGATGGTTTACCTTTGTTTCCACATCTCTTAGCAAGACGAGAAGTTTCTTTTCGGGAACTTTATACAGGGGTGTCCTTGCATGTTGCGGGGTTTTTCTGATGGGATTTGGTACCTGGTTTGCTCTTGGGTGA
- a CDS encoding transcription initiation factor IIB: MVEVERVRYSDTSEREKMRAMIKARREKEKNTDVENKALECPECGSRNLEQDYERAELVCADCGLVVDADFVDEGPEWRAFDHDQRMKRSRVGAPMTYTIHDKGLSTMIDWRNRDSYGKSISSKNRAQLYRLRKWQRRIRVSNATERNLAFALSELDRMASALGLPRTVRETAAVVYRKAVDKNLIRGRSIEGVAAAALYAACRQCSVPRTLDEIGEVSRVSRKEIGRTYRFISRELSLKLMPTSPIDYVPRFCSGLTLKGEVQSRGVEILRQASEKELTSGRGPTGVAAAAIYIASILCGERRTQREVADVAGVTEVTIRNRYKELAEELDIEIIL; the protein is encoded by the coding sequence ATGGTAGAAGTTGAAAGGGTAAGGTATTCAGACACTTCCGAACGAGAAAAAATGCGTGCTATGATAAAGGCACGTCGTGAGAAGGAAAAGAATACTGATGTAGAGAATAAGGCACTTGAGTGCCCTGAGTGTGGTAGCCGCAATCTTGAACAGGATTATGAACGTGCAGAACTTGTATGTGCGGATTGTGGTTTAGTAGTTGATGCTGATTTTGTAGATGAAGGACCTGAATGGCGGGCTTTTGATCATGACCAGAGGATGAAGCGCTCCCGTGTGGGTGCACCGATGACCTACACGATACATGATAAGGGTCTTTCCACAATGATCGATTGGAGGAACCGTGATTCCTATGGAAAGTCCATATCATCCAAGAATCGTGCCCAACTGTATCGTTTGAGGAAATGGCAGAGACGTATCCGTGTCAGTAATGCAACTGAACGAAACCTGGCGTTTGCTCTTTCAGAACTTGACAGGATGGCCTCAGCCCTTGGTCTTCCCAGGACGGTTCGTGAAACAGCCGCTGTTGTTTACAGAAAAGCGGTTGACAAGAACCTGATTCGTGGTCGCAGTATTGAAGGTGTTGCCGCAGCTGCTCTGTATGCGGCATGCAGGCAGTGCAGTGTTCCAAGGACACTGGACGAGATTGGAGAAGTATCCAGGGTCAGCAGGAAAGAAATTGGTAGGACATACCGTTTCATTTCAAGGGAATTGTCCCTCAAACTAATGCCAACTTCCCCGATAGATTACGTGCCCAGGTTCTGTTCGGGCCTCACCCTGAAAGGCGAGGTGCAATCCCGCGGTGTAGAAATCCTGAGGCAGGCATCGGAGAAAGAACTAACAAGCGGACGTGGGCCTACAGGTGTTGCTGCTGCGGCTATCTATATCGCCTCTATCCTGTGTGGGGAACGCCGTACACAGCGTGAGGTCGCAGATGTGGCAGGTGTGACAGAGGTTACTATCCGTAATCGGTATAAGGAACTTGCAGAGGAACTCGATATCGAGATAATCCTCTGA
- a CDS encoding PH domain-containing protein has protein sequence MGLSGIFGNAGVVEPDKLESDYGQFMCDGETIEIGFVVIRDTFIFTNKRLVIVDIQGMTGKKRSYLSIPYGKITKYSIETSGHFDLDAELNIWVGNDPQPIEKSFNKKVDIYDLQKILSTHVLG, from the coding sequence ATGGGTCTTTCGGGTATTTTTGGTAATGCAGGTGTCGTTGAACCTGATAAATTGGAATCGGATTATGGACAATTTATGTGTGACGGGGAAACAATAGAAATTGGCTTTGTTGTTATCCGGGATACGTTTATTTTCACAAATAAGCGGTTAGTTATCGTGGATATCCAGGGCATGACGGGCAAGAAAAGGAGTTATCTGTCCATTCCCTATGGTAAAATCACAAAATATAGTATTGAGACATCAGGTCATTTCGATCTGGATGCAGAACTTAATATATGGGTTGGCAATGATCCGCAGCCAATTGAAAAGTCCTTTAACAAAAAGGTGGACATATACGATTTGCAGAAAATATTGTCCACTCATGTGCTTGGTTGA
- a CDS encoding DMT family transporter, with the protein MIPAEFLVVFFGLISAASWGAGDFSGGFASKKANVYAVVLITQAIGVFLLAGSAYIIGEKFPPLDGMVWGVLAGIFISIALLSLYKGLSLGKMGFVAPVSAVVAAGVPVIYAALFEGLPEVHKLLGFVVALIAVWLIAADSEGITVQKKDLYLPLAAGMGFGLFFITIDMVSETAVLWPLTAARIAAVGVLLVFIALSGPVEMPGRSVLPVILVAGIFDTGGNTFYALASQAGRLDIASVTSSLYPAGTVLLAWLILKEKLAQKQWMGVAAALVAIVLISI; encoded by the coding sequence ATGATTCCTGCTGAATTCCTCGTTGTATTTTTTGGGCTGATTTCTGCTGCTTCCTGGGGAGCTGGTGACTTTAGCGGAGGTTTTGCCTCTAAGAAGGCAAATGTCTATGCTGTGGTTTTGATTACTCAGGCTATTGGCGTATTTCTCCTAGCAGGTTCTGCATACATAATTGGGGAGAAGTTTCCGCCTCTTGACGGTATGGTTTGGGGAGTTCTTGCGGGTATTTTCATCAGTATCGCTCTTTTATCCCTTTACAAAGGTCTCTCCCTTGGCAAAATGGGATTTGTGGCACCTGTGTCAGCAGTTGTGGCTGCAGGTGTGCCGGTAATATATGCTGCCCTTTTTGAGGGTTTGCCGGAAGTCCACAAACTGCTGGGTTTTGTGGTTGCCCTGATTGCTGTATGGCTGATAGCCGCAGACAGTGAAGGGATCACTGTACAGAAAAAAGACCTGTACCTGCCTCTTGCAGCAGGTATGGGTTTTGGCCTTTTCTTTATTACAATAGATATGGTAAGTGAAACTGCGGTTCTATGGCCTCTTACTGCTGCCAGGATTGCGGCTGTAGGTGTCTTACTTGTGTTCATCGCCTTGTCCGGCCCAGTGGAGATGCCCGGTCGCAGTGTGCTGCCTGTGATTCTTGTAGCAGGAATATTTGATACCGGGGGAAATACCTTCTATGCCCTTGCATCCCAGGCCGGCAGGCTGGATATTGCTTCGGTCACCTCGTCCCTTTATCCTGCAGGCACAGTGCTGTTGGCCTGGCTTATACTGAAGGAAAAACTTGCTCAGAAACAATGGATGGGAGTGGCGGCTGCATTGGTGGCTATTGTGTTGATTTCGATTTGA
- a CDS encoding sodium:solute symporter family transporter: protein MPKNGFNFRKLIPIILLTALLLTLPVYFENRFRDKSKLLRTISALFILIFFLFYTSSGFVAGGKLFSTVFGVEYFTALTIGVLVIISYTFLGGFMAVCWTDFFQGLLMVLAITIVPFAAMNGLGGISSTVDIIRTIDPSLLTPFTGSDGSLISLISVVSLLAWGFGYFGQPHILVRFMAINDPEEIKQSRAIAITWVTISLAFAVIVGLVGRAYVPEFLAGASSETVFMVMVNSLFHPIIAGIMLAAILAAIMSTADSQLLVAASAFTEDIYRLVFKSDATQKELVWMGRITVIGISLLAYYFALDPASSVLDLVAYAWAGFGAAFGPAIIFSLFSRKVTRNAVLGGMISGGVMVILWKQLSGGIFDLYEIVPGFILSSIVILLITKMDREPASEIQEEFERVQQSA, encoded by the coding sequence ATACCGAAAAATGGATTTAATTTCAGGAAACTTATCCCAATAATACTCCTCACAGCCCTCCTGCTGACTCTGCCGGTATATTTTGAAAATCGTTTCAGGGATAAGAGCAAACTTTTGAGGACTATTTCTGCCCTGTTTATCCTTATATTCTTCCTGTTCTATACTTCATCAGGGTTTGTTGCAGGAGGTAAACTTTTCAGCACGGTTTTTGGAGTTGAGTACTTTACTGCCCTCACAATAGGCGTACTTGTAATTATTTCCTATACTTTCCTTGGAGGATTCATGGCTGTATGTTGGACCGACTTTTTCCAGGGCTTACTCATGGTCCTGGCCATCACAATCGTACCTTTTGCAGCAATGAACGGTCTGGGTGGCATCTCATCAACTGTTGATATAATCAGAACCATTGACCCGAGCCTGCTGACCCCATTCACAGGTTCTGATGGCAGCCTGATTTCCCTGATAAGTGTAGTATCCCTGCTGGCATGGGGTTTTGGATATTTTGGCCAGCCCCATATACTAGTACGTTTCATGGCCATCAATGACCCGGAGGAAATCAAACAATCCCGAGCAATCGCCATAACCTGGGTCACCATCTCTCTGGCTTTCGCAGTTATTGTTGGTCTTGTGGGAAGGGCTTATGTGCCGGAATTCCTGGCAGGCGCATCAAGTGAAACCGTGTTCATGGTAATGGTAAACAGCCTGTTCCACCCGATAATTGCCGGAATTATGCTGGCAGCCATCCTTGCGGCTATAATGAGTACCGCTGATTCCCAGTTACTTGTGGCGGCATCCGCATTTACAGAGGATATATACAGGCTGGTCTTCAAGTCAGATGCCACCCAGAAAGAACTCGTATGGATGGGACGTATCACAGTAATCGGAATATCTCTTCTTGCCTATTATTTTGCCCTGGACCCGGCAAGCTCTGTCCTTGACCTGGTGGCTTATGCCTGGGCAGGGTTCGGTGCGGCATTTGGGCCAGCCATTATTTTCTCCCTGTTCTCCAGGAAGGTTACAAGAAATGCAGTCCTTGGAGGGATGATCTCAGGCGGTGTCATGGTAATCCTGTGGAAACAGCTATCCGGAGGAATATTTGATCTTTACGAGATCGTTCCGGGATTTATCCTTTCCAGCATTGTGATCCTGTTGATCACAAAAATGGACCGTGAACCTGCCTCGGAGATACAGGAAGAGTTCGAAAGAGTTCAGCAATCAGCCTGA
- a CDS encoding type I restriction enzyme endonuclease domain-containing protein, translated as MVVIRQNATIDWTLRKNVQAKMRVSIKRLLKKYGYPLYKQKIATRNILEQAEVVCRDVAVSAT; from the coding sequence TTGGTAGTAATCCGTCAGAATGCTACCATTGACTGGACCCTGCGCAAAAACGTGCAGGCTAAAATGCGGGTAAGTATAAAGAGACTGCTCAAAAAATACGGTTATCCACTATACAAACAAAAGATAGCAACCCGTAATATACTGGAACAGGCAGAGGTCGTATGTCGGGATGTTGCAGTTTCTGCCACCTAA
- a CDS encoding ZIP family metal transporter, whose amino-acid sequence MDFLQDLSPVVQALLAGLFTWSFTALGAASVFLTKEINRKFLDTMLGFAAGVMIAASYWSLLSPAIEMSSMRQVPVWLPAAVGFLLGGLFLKGMDELFPHIQYGRPSKDAEGIKTSWQRSTLLVLAVTLHNIPEGLAIGVAFGAVAVGHASANLAGALALTIGIGIQNFPEGLVISLPLRREGMTCLKSFFYGQASAIVEPIAAVVGAGSVILVESILPYALSFAAGAMIFVVIEEIIPESQRGGNASLATMGAMIGFVVMMILDVSFG is encoded by the coding sequence GTGGATTTTTTACAAGATTTAAGTCCGGTAGTACAAGCTCTACTTGCAGGACTTTTCACATGGAGTTTTACTGCACTTGGAGCTGCAAGTGTATTTCTGACCAAAGAAATTAATAGAAAGTTTCTTGATACCATGCTTGGCTTCGCAGCAGGTGTGATGATAGCCGCAAGTTATTGGTCACTACTTTCTCCTGCTATTGAAATGTCATCAATGAGACAAGTTCCTGTTTGGCTTCCAGCTGCTGTTGGATTTCTTCTAGGAGGACTTTTCTTAAAGGGAATGGATGAATTATTCCCTCATATTCAATATGGTCGCCCATCAAAAGATGCAGAAGGTATCAAAACGTCTTGGCAGCGAAGTACTTTGCTCGTTCTTGCAGTGACATTACACAATATTCCTGAAGGACTAGCTATAGGCGTTGCATTCGGAGCAGTGGCAGTTGGTCATGCATCTGCTAACCTGGCAGGTGCTTTGGCTCTTACTATAGGAATTGGAATTCAGAATTTCCCAGAAGGACTTGTGATTTCTCTACCTTTAAGGCGTGAAGGTATGACTTGTTTGAAGAGTTTCTTTTATGGGCAAGCATCTGCAATAGTAGAACCAATAGCCGCTGTTGTTGGAGCCGGGTCTGTTATTTTAGTCGAATCTATATTGCCATATGCTTTATCTTTTGCAGCGGGTGCTATGATTTTCGTTGTGATTGAAGAAATCATTCCTGAGTCACAACGAGGTGGCAATGCATCTTTAGCAACTATGGGTGCAATGATAGGTTTTGTTGTAATGATGATTCTTGATGTATCTTTTGGCTAA
- a CDS encoding type II toxin-antitoxin system HicB family antitoxin, which yields MEYTVVLEVAEECGYTARCLELPAAISEGDTKTEALENIWEAIELVLDVIGDTKVLGEFTKVDVASDRTANHFHFYDS from the coding sequence ATGGAATATACAGTTGTTCTTGAAGTCGCAGAAGAGTGTGGTTACACGGCCCGCTGTCTGGAACTGCCCGCGGCTATAAGTGAAGGTGACACAAAGACAGAAGCCCTTGAGAATATCTGGGAAGCCATCGAACTGGTGCTTGATGTAATAGGGGATACCAAGGTTCTCGGGGAATTTACAAAGGTTGATGTTGCAAGTGACAGAACAGCCAACCATTTCCATTTTTATGATTCTTAA
- a CDS encoding class I SAM-dependent methyltransferase, with product MECLCVKVKKRFGEPVRQALAEMDLLDNSYRLSADDACLYVPVIDDCPEEVCLNLPYAAELVKHDLQPNKKQVTPESLLGFSPSFEIVGDIAILDGDEEEPEKVARALLEFRKSLRVVLQEESGITGEFRVRRFRLVAGEDRTETMHRDHGYRYLVDVAKVYFTPRLSTERQRVVLQLKPDDVVVDMFAGVGPYSIPAAKKCSYVYAIDKNPHAVEYLQKNIEINRLDNVEAFVADARDLPGMLGQVADHVIMNLPHNACDFVDEAVALTKPGGLIHYYAMAHDDDLFGPSLCLIEETAKKAGREFEVLVTRSVRSYAPHQYNICIDMRIY from the coding sequence ATGGAATGCTTGTGTGTGAAAGTGAAAAAACGGTTTGGAGAGCCTGTCAGGCAGGCATTGGCAGAGATGGATTTACTGGATAATTCATACAGGCTGTCCGCGGATGATGCCTGTCTGTATGTACCTGTTATTGACGATTGTCCGGAGGAGGTCTGCTTAAATCTTCCCTATGCGGCAGAACTGGTAAAACATGACCTGCAACCCAATAAGAAACAGGTCACTCCTGAAAGTTTGCTTGGTTTTTCTCCCTCTTTTGAAATAGTGGGGGATATTGCAATTCTTGACGGCGATGAAGAGGAACCTGAAAAGGTTGCCCGGGCCCTGCTGGAATTTAGAAAGAGTCTGCGTGTGGTTTTACAGGAGGAATCCGGGATCACAGGGGAATTTCGGGTACGCAGGTTCAGGCTGGTTGCCGGGGAAGACAGGACTGAAACGATGCACCGGGATCATGGGTACAGGTATCTGGTGGATGTCGCGAAGGTTTATTTTACTCCCAGGCTTTCCACGGAACGCCAACGGGTGGTTTTGCAGTTGAAACCGGATGATGTAGTTGTGGATATGTTTGCAGGGGTGGGTCCATACAGTATCCCGGCGGCCAAAAAATGTAGTTATGTGTATGCGATTGATAAAAATCCGCACGCAGTTGAGTACCTGCAAAAAAACATCGAAATCAACCGGCTGGATAATGTTGAAGCCTTTGTGGCAGACGCCCGTGACCTTCCGGGGATGCTGGGTCAGGTAGCAGACCATGTTATCATGAACCTGCCTCACAATGCCTGTGATTTTGTTGATGAGGCCGTGGCCCTGACAAAACCCGGAGGTCTTATCCATTATTACGCAATGGCGCATGATGATGATCTTTTTGGTCCCTCTCTTTGCCTGATCGAGGAGACTGCAAAAAAAGCAGGCAGGGAATTTGAAGTACTGGTTACCCGCTCGGTCCGTTCGTATGCCCCGCATCAGTATAACATATGTATCGATATGCGGATCTATTGA
- the ppdK gene encoding pyruvate, phosphate dikinase codes for MANKKFVYLFGNNKTEGKNSMKDLLGGKGANLAEMANLGIPVPPGFTITTEVCVLYTKNNQYPPGVLDEVNRALQKLEKANNKQFGDPDNPLLLSVRSGAGVSMPGMMDTVLNLGLNDKTVTGLAKKTSNERFAYDSYRRFLTMFSDVVLGIPTENFEKLIEARKEELGVELDTELDTDSLKYLVEKFKSIIKDNTGEEFPQDPRKQLQMAIDAVFNSWNNQRAIKYRRLNNIPDNWGTAVNVQSMVYGNMGEKSGTGVAFTRDPATGEKCFFGEFLTNAQGEDVVAGIRTPQPIEALQDSMPEVYDELVDIYRKLENHFQDMQDIEFTIQEGTLYMLQTRTGKRTAKAALRIAVEMEKEGLIDKETAVSRIEASQIDKVLHPMIDPGAKLDVIATGLPASPGAAVGKVVFTAEDAEEKSKEGKQTILVRTETSPEDIGGMAASEGVLTVRGGMTSHAAVVARGMGKPCVAGCGGITIDIDKKEFTNGNVTVKEGDYVTIDGSTGEVILGEVKLISPELSDELDTILGWADNIRSINVRSNADTPQDAAVAREFGAEGIGLCRTEHMFFGEERIPVVREMIMAESSLERKQALEKLLPMQKEDFTGIFRAMEGYPVTIRLLDPPLHEFLPNHEELTEKLRELKSKGAKQSEIAEVNRLIGGVESLKEVNPMLGHRGCRLGITYPEVYEMQVKAIIEAACDLKKEGVEIVPEIMIPLVSHVNELKVIKETVKSAAQEVMDCNGSTIDYLVGTMIELPRAALTADRIAEEAEFFSFGTNDLTQTTFGFSRDDAGKFLPSYIENNILEQDPFAVLDQEGVGELVKIGIEKGRDTNSKLKIGICGEHGGEPASVKYGHNVGLNYVSCSPFRVPIARLAAAQAVIENKNK; via the coding sequence GTGGCAAATAAAAAATTCGTTTATCTTTTTGGAAATAATAAAACCGAAGGAAAAAACAGCATGAAAGATTTGCTGGGTGGTAAAGGTGCAAACCTCGCCGAAATGGCAAACCTGGGTATTCCGGTACCTCCAGGCTTTACAATTACCACCGAAGTGTGTGTGCTCTATACAAAAAACAATCAATATCCACCCGGAGTGCTTGATGAAGTGAATCGGGCTTTACAAAAGCTCGAAAAAGCAAATAACAAACAGTTTGGGGATCCGGACAATCCCCTTCTCCTTTCTGTTCGCTCCGGAGCAGGGGTTTCAATGCCTGGAATGATGGATACTGTTCTCAACCTCGGCCTAAATGACAAAACTGTCACAGGACTTGCAAAAAAGACATCTAACGAACGTTTTGCTTATGACAGTTACAGAAGATTCCTGACAATGTTCTCAGATGTTGTACTTGGAATACCTACTGAAAATTTTGAAAAACTAATTGAAGCAAGGAAAGAAGAACTTGGTGTAGAACTGGATACCGAACTGGACACGGATTCTCTCAAATACCTTGTCGAAAAATTCAAATCAATAATAAAGGACAATACAGGGGAAGAGTTTCCACAGGATCCCAGAAAACAACTCCAGATGGCAATCGATGCTGTATTCAATTCCTGGAACAACCAGAGAGCAATAAAATACCGCCGCCTGAATAATATACCTGACAATTGGGGTACTGCTGTAAACGTACAGAGCATGGTTTATGGAAACATGGGTGAAAAGTCCGGAACAGGTGTTGCTTTCACGCGTGACCCTGCTACCGGTGAAAAATGCTTCTTCGGCGAATTCCTCACAAATGCCCAGGGAGAAGACGTAGTTGCAGGGATCCGCACCCCACAACCCATCGAAGCACTCCAGGATAGCATGCCTGAGGTCTATGATGAACTGGTAGACATCTACAGGAAACTGGAAAATCACTTCCAGGACATGCAGGACATAGAGTTTACCATCCAGGAAGGTACTCTTTACATGCTTCAGACAAGAACCGGTAAGCGGACTGCAAAAGCAGCTCTCAGAATAGCCGTGGAAATGGAAAAAGAAGGTCTCATTGATAAAGAAACTGCAGTATCACGTATCGAAGCCTCACAGATAGATAAAGTCCTCCATCCAATGATAGATCCCGGTGCAAAACTCGATGTAATTGCTACAGGATTACCAGCATCACCAGGTGCAGCAGTCGGAAAGGTTGTATTCACAGCAGAGGATGCCGAAGAGAAATCCAAGGAAGGAAAACAGACTATCCTTGTACGTACTGAAACATCACCGGAGGATATCGGAGGAATGGCAGCTTCTGAAGGTGTACTCACTGTTCGCGGTGGAATGACATCCCATGCAGCAGTTGTTGCCAGAGGAATGGGTAAACCATGTGTTGCCGGTTGTGGCGGAATTACAATCGACATCGACAAAAAAGAATTCACCAATGGAAATGTTACTGTAAAAGAAGGAGACTATGTAACTATCGATGGCAGTACAGGAGAAGTCATACTGGGAGAAGTCAAACTCATTTCCCCCGAACTGAGTGATGAACTTGATACCATCCTGGGGTGGGCGGACAATATCAGGTCAATAAATGTCAGATCCAATGCCGATACCCCCCAAGATGCAGCAGTAGCAAGGGAATTCGGAGCTGAAGGTATAGGCCTTTGCCGTACAGAGCATATGTTCTTTGGCGAGGAAAGAATCCCTGTTGTTCGTGAAATGATAATGGCAGAAAGCAGCCTGGAAAGGAAACAGGCACTTGAAAAATTGCTCCCCATGCAAAAGGAAGATTTTACCGGAATATTCCGTGCAATGGAAGGCTATCCTGTCACAATCAGATTACTTGACCCGCCACTTCACGAATTCCTGCCCAACCATGAAGAACTCACGGAAAAACTACGCGAACTGAAAAGTAAGGGTGCCAAACAGTCAGAGATCGCTGAAGTAAACAGACTGATAGGTGGAGTAGAATCACTCAAAGAAGTCAATCCGATGCTTGGCCACCGTGGATGCCGCCTTGGCATTACTTATCCGGAAGTGTACGAGATGCAGGTCAAAGCTATTATTGAAGCAGCATGTGACCTGAAAAAGGAAGGGGTCGAAATTGTACCGGAAATAATGATCCCACTGGTCAGTCATGTCAATGAACTCAAGGTAATCAAGGAAACAGTGAAATCCGCTGCACAGGAAGTAATGGATTGTAACGGTTCAACCATCGATTATCTCGTGGGAACCATGATAGAACTACCAAGAGCAGCCCTGACTGCAGACCGTATCGCTGAAGAGGCTGAATTCTTCTCCTTTGGTACCAATGACCTGACCCAGACAACCTTCGGTTTCAGCAGGGATGATGCAGGTAAGTTCCTCCCGTCCTATATAGAGAACAATATACTGGAGCAGGACCCATTCGCAGTACTTGACCAAGAAGGAGTCGGAGAACTTGTCAAAATAGGTATTGAAAAGGGTAGAGACACAAATAGCAAACTCAAGATCGGTATTTGTGGAGAACACGGCGGAGAGCCTGCTTCTGTAAAATATGGCCATAACGTAGGACTCAACTATGTAAGTTGTTCACCATTCCGCGTGCCCATTGCAAGACTGGCAGCAGCCCAGGCCGTGATCGAGAATAAAAATAAATAA
- a CDS encoding uroporphyrinogen decarboxylase family protein, with product MTSRMTPPERMAAVMSGQKPDRIPVVPFILGYASKITGISLGDFYADGDKCFDAQFASMRLHGYEQTPMYGYASLGPWEFGGKIGFPYGKGQGAPYVIEHPVNTIDDIENIKVPDFKEELPGGYKQADIVASRCAEHGMPITVQIGSTFTAASVVAETSEFFSWILTDPDKVHQLLEKVSDMFINALDYFADKYGPQSLLPFDGGPSESNTMISPQMFGEFAYPYMQKIHNHVKELGIHAVLMHPCANQNGNVPYYTKMREENDWAGKYVWLFGPETPIKNQIDAFGDYDVICGNINPPLFLNSTYEEVVELCRENIEEGIDSPGGYILAPGCEFPLDASPIKVMAMMDAAQMYGSYR from the coding sequence ATGACTTCAAGAATGACACCACCTGAACGCATGGCAGCTGTCATGTCCGGACAAAAACCGGACCGCATACCAGTGGTACCTTTTATTCTCGGGTATGCATCAAAAATTACTGGAATATCTCTGGGTGATTTCTATGCAGATGGGGACAAATGCTTTGATGCACAGTTTGCATCAATGCGTCTTCACGGCTATGAGCAAACACCAATGTATGGATATGCATCATTGGGGCCCTGGGAATTCGGAGGTAAGATTGGTTTTCCTTATGGAAAAGGCCAGGGTGCACCGTATGTCATAGAGCATCCTGTAAATACAATTGATGATATTGAGAATATAAAAGTTCCTGACTTTAAGGAAGAACTTCCCGGTGGGTACAAGCAGGCTGATATTGTGGCTTCCAGATGTGCAGAACACGGGATGCCCATCACTGTACAGATAGGTAGTACATTCACTGCCGCATCGGTGGTAGCTGAGACATCTGAATTTTTCTCATGGATACTTACTGACCCTGATAAGGTGCACCAGTTACTTGAAAAAGTGAGTGATATGTTCATAAACGCACTCGACTACTTTGCGGATAAATACGGTCCACAATCCCTTCTTCCCTTTGACGGAGGTCCGTCTGAATCAAATACCATGATTTCACCCCAGATGTTTGGGGAGTTTGCTTATCCATACATGCAAAAGATTCATAACCACGTCAAGGAACTAGGTATACATGCTGTACTTATGCATCCCTGTGCAAATCAGAATGGCAACGTTCCCTACTATACCAAAATGAGGGAGGAAAATGATTGGGCAGGTAAATATGTATGGCTTTTTGGCCCGGAAACTCCTATCAAGAACCAGATTGATGCATTTGGTGACTATGATGTTATATGTGGTAATATCAATCCGCCATTGTTCCTGAACAGTACTTACGAGGAAGTTGTGGAACTCTGCCGGGAAAATATCGAAGAAGGTATTGATTCACCGGGTGGTTATATATTGGCTCCGGGTTGTGAATTCCCGCTGGATGCTTCTCCCATCAAGGTTATGGCAATGATGGATGCTGCACAGATGTATGGAAGTTACAGATAA
- a CDS encoding H/ACA ribonucleoprotein complex subunit GAR1: MKRLGVVSHLIGGRKLIVKGSESMAFCNIKDLPRKGSAVLDKKVARIGKVSDIIGPTAQPYIVVKIFSDVPDSKIKSWIREKVYVK; this comes from the coding sequence ATGAAAAGACTTGGAGTAGTGTCCCACCTGATAGGTGGCAGGAAACTTATAGTTAAAGGCTCCGAAAGCATGGCTTTCTGTAATATAAAGGATTTGCCCAGGAAAGGGTCGGCAGTTCTGGACAAGAAGGTTGCAAGAATTGGCAAAGTTTCCGATATAATAGGTCCGACCGCCCAGCCTTATATTGTAGTCAAAATTTTTAGTGACGTACCGGATTCGAAGATAAAAAGCTGGATCCGAGAAAAAGTGTATGTCAAATAA